ATTTGACAGCAGCAAATTTGCCAATGTCGCGGCAGAATACACAACGGATAAGAACGTCGCCTCGAATACAACGGCGACGAATAACATCAGATATACCATCACGCTGGGCAATAATATCGGAAATGACAACTATACGATCGGCACGACCGGCGTCGTCACCCGTACGGGTACGGGTAAGATCACGGCACGTGACGTCAAGGCGACTCTGAAGAACAACACCTATACGAAGGTGTATGACGGCACGACTGACGTCAAGGCAGGGACTGCCGTCGTCTCGGGTGATAATCTCATCGCGCTGGAGGCGCAGAGCGGCACGCGGGGCTGGATCGACGGCACGCTTACGCGCACGGCGGCGTATGACACAAAGAATGTCAGCCGCGATGCGGGCGGCACTGTGCAGTCGGATAAGCGAATCACCTACACGAACACGTTTGACAGCGCGGATACCGCCGCGAACTATAACATCACCTATGTTGCCGCCGACGGAACGACGCCTGTCGCCTTTACGACGTCGGGACTCACTTCGACATATACGACGGGCACGGTTAACACGATCACACCGAAGACGGTTTCCGTCACGGCGAAGTCATACGCGGATTTGACGAAGACATGGGATAATACGACCGTCGTTCGTCCGTCGAACGGCTCGGACGGCCTCCTTGCGCTGGACGGTATCGAGACCGTTGATACAGGGACGGCGGTGCTCAATCATCCGTCTGCAATCGGTGCGGATGAGAGTGCCTCGGGCAAGTATAAGGCCGCCTACGACGGTACAGACGCAGGCGATCACAATGTCACCTACAGCGGTGTAGCGCTTACGGGCGCGGATGCGGGCAACTATACGCTTGGATCCTTTGCGCAGGCCGGCGCCGGAGGAGCATCGGGCACACTGACAGCGGATGCGGCGGGACTCTACAGCTTCTCTGTCAAGGGGCACATCAAGTCATTGCCGCTCGATACGAATCGTCTCAAGATCAATCTCAAGGATATTACGAAGACGTATGACGGCACGAATACACTGAAGGACGGCGCTCTGACAGGAGCGGACGCGTGGAAGAGCTACATTCAGGACATTTATCTTGAGGTCTCGCCGACGGGCTTGCCGAGCTCGAGGGTCTACCTGAGCACGGATGACATTACACTGAACTCTGTTTCCTACACGGATGTCAATGCCGGCACGGGCAAGTCGATTGCCTATAATTTCACACTCAAGAATAATTCGAACTACTCGGTTACGAGTTCTTCGGGTACAGGTACGAACAGCTTCTCGGGCACGATTGCGGCGAACCATAACGGAATGGCTGCCGGTGCCGCGAGCGGCATCACGACGAAGAACATCGATATCACAAAGCGCAATGTCGATGTGACGATCGGCGATGCCGTCAAGACGTATGACGGAACGACGGCCGTCACAGGCAACAGCGGCGCATCGCCTGCGATTACGACAGCAGCAGGTCTTGTCCGCTTTGAGACGCAAAACAATACGACGAATACAGGCTGGGTCAGAACCGATACGACACCCGGCTCTATTAGTGGTGCCTATGTAGATAAGAATGCGGGCACGGGCAAGAACGCGACCTATACAATCACCTATGGCGCAAACGATCTCACGAACTACAATATCACGTATAAGGATGCGGCAAATAATGTGCTCACCGCGACGACTGCCGGGACAACGGACAGCCTGACGACGATGAACAATACGATCAACAAGCGTGAAGTCGGTCTCAATACGAAGCGGGGCATTACGAAGGTCTACGACAGAAATACGAGTGTCACCGACGCGAACGCCGTACTCGAACTGGAGGATGCCGCGGGTACGACGGGTGTTATAGCCGCGGATAAGAGCAATCTGACGGTCAACATCGGCAGCAAGGCGTACGACTCGAAGGATGTCAAGGGTATCGAGGGCAGCACGATTCATTACACGAATGTCTCGCTGACCGGATCGGAAACCGGCAACTACAGGCTTATCAACGGCACGGCGGCAGGCAATTCCAACTTCAGGGATCATGGCTCCGGCACGTACTCCATCGACGGCACGGGTACGATTACACCGAAAGACCTGACGATTACGACGGGTACAGGTGCAACGAAGGTCTACGACGGAACGACTGCCGTCGACGGCACGACGGCAGCCGCCAATGCCGTGCTTGGCCTGTCGGGCGTCATCGCCGGCGATACGGTCCATATCAAGAATGGCTACAATCGCGTCTATGCGTCGAAGAACGTCATGGGCACCGAGGGCAGCACGATCAACTACTCGAATATCCACTTGGATACGGCCGGAGATGCGGCGAACTATCGCCTCACGGCGACGACAGCGACAGGCACGGGCACGATTACGAAGCGCAAGGTCGATGTAACGATCGGTTCTGTCACGAAGGAATATGACGGTCAGATCACGATGAACAATCCGTCATCCTATGTCTCATTTGCACGGCGTGATGATAATGCCGGCACGGGATGGATAGAGACGTCTGACGCGACCGTTACAGGTGCATACCGGTCGAAGGATGTCAGCGTGGACGGAAGCGGCAATGTACAGTCGGATAAGGCGGTCGATTGGACGTTTGCTCACACTGAACTTGCCAACTACGACGTCACCTATAAGGAGTCGTCCGGCACATCTGTCGGGACAAGCAATACGACGGCGACGACGAATAACAATACAATCACGCAGAAGGTCCTCGATGTCACCTTCGGTCGTGCGGATAAGACGTACGACGGCACGGATGATGTCCTGAACAACACGTTTACACCGGTGAACCCGGCCTTTACGGGGATGGTCAGCGGTGAGAACTACGTCATGAACAGCTCGGCGCTCTCGAAGATATCGGGCAAGTATGGAAGCAGCAGCTACGGTGAGCCTTCCTATGATGTCGCGCGTGACGGCGCGAATAACGTCGTCGATAAGCCTGTCACGTACACCGGCATCAAGAATGCGCTGCGCGAGCTTGGTGACAACGGCGGCTTTAAGAACTCGAACTACACCGTTGCGGATACAAAATCCAACCAGGCAGGGCGCATCAATCCGCGCAACATTACGATCGACGATGTCCAGGCCGACTATGACGCCGTATCCCGTGTGTATCAAAAGGGCACGGGCGGCTATACGACGGAGATTAATGACGCCGACGCGGCAAACTCCCTCCATCTGTGGACAATGGTACCGCCGGCAGGCGGGGGAGCATCGGTCAAGACGCTCGTCACAAAGAGCGGCGTCAAGGCATGGTTCGGCGCGGGCGATCAGGATACGACGAACAGCACGACAGATGGAGATGCGGGCACCGGCAAGACGGTCACGTATACCATCGGAAGCATCAACAACTTCACGATTGTCGACGGCTCGGGCAACGATGCACTCGCCGGCAAGACGGACGCGGAGAAATTCACCTACCTCAACAAGAACGGCGCGGGGAATTACCGCTGGACGAACAGTGTGGGGCAGACGTATGTGGCGGGAAGCATTGCCGGCGATACGCCGCCGACTGGGACTCCGACACCTGCGCTAGGGACGCCAAATTCAATTATACCGCGTGTCATTACGGTCACAGCGACGGGTAAACATCGGAAGGTCTATGACGGGACAAAGGATCTCACAGGGTATACGCTGAGTGATCTTGTCTTTGCGCCCACTACGACTGCAGACAGACGCGGTGTAGTGAACGGGCAGGGCATCTTTGCGCTCGACGCGGAAGCAGGTACGGCGTTTACAGCCGGTACGGCGGAGTATGGCGGCAAGGATGCGGGTACGCAGGACGTCAAGTACACGCTAAATCTCGCGAACGGCAATGGCAACTACAGCGTCAAGTACATCGATGCGGCTGGAAATACGGTAACCGACACCACGACGACAGGTACGCCGCTTTCCGTCACCATCCTCGGCAGGGGACTCGGGACGATTGATAAGCGCAAGGTCAAGGTCAGCCTTGGCACGACGACGGGGCTGGATAAGACGTACGATGGCAGTGATGCTGTCACGGCAGGCAATACGATCGTCGTCGAGCGCAATGCGGACGCGACAGATGACAATGCCAAGGATACGGGCATCCTCTCGACGGAGAGCGCGGATCTCTCGGATAACGCTATAGCGCTCAATCTCGCCGGAAAGGGCAAGTATCAGGCGGTTGGCAGCGAGGGCGCGGACGGCGTCTATCGCGAGCGCGACGTGAACTCGGGCTACTATGACGAGACATATAAGGATATTACCTACGATGTTTCGGGTCTGACACTGACAGAGGGCTCCGGCGCTCCACCGACGACGCTTGCGTCGAATTATGAACTTGTCACGGACAATACGGTGGACTATGATGCCGTCCGCACGTCCGGCGCCTCGGCGGCTGCGGATAACGCCGCGAAGCAGCTTCGTGCGACGGGGACGATCAATCCGAAGAGAATAAAGCTGCAGACGAAGGCGGATCCGACGAAGACGTACGACGGCACGACGGACGTCAGCAGTGCGTACGGCACCCTTGCGAACATCACGGCGGGCGCGCGCACGGATGCGGATATCTTGACGGATGCGGATGATACGGCTGCGACGGCGGGGATTTCCCTTGTCGGCACGCCGCAGTACAACTCGAAGAATGTCTCCGAGGCGAATCAGGCTGCGTATGTGCTCAACCAGACGAACGGCAACTACGACATCTACGATGTCACGGGGGCGAATAAGCTCTCGAAGTGGACGAGTGCGACGACGGCGACGGCAGAGCTCTCTACAGCGGCAACCATCACGCCAAAGGCGCTCACATGGGCTCCCGCCGCTAACTTCGGCTATGCCAACAAGACATACGACGGCACGGATGAGGTCAAAAACGCGGTGGACAATATTCTGTCCCTGTCCGGCATGACGGGTACGAACAGCGGCAGTGCTGTCAGCGGCATTGTCGACGACGCGGATCGCGCGAAGATACGCGCCGGACTCAAAGTCATCGGCAAGTACCAGGAGACAGCTCCCGGAGCCGGGAACGCCGCGGACGCGGCGGTGGCTAATGCCACATCGGCGACGATCGGCGTCGACGCGGACGGCAACTCAATCACGAGTGAGGACGCGCTCATCAACCATAATGTGACATATCAGATTTCCGTCGATCCGTCGAAGATGGACGCCACGACAGCGGCGAACTATGATTTCACAGGGATAGCAGCCGGTAGGGGGAAAGGATCGATCAGTCGCGCCGAGCTCACCGTAGAGACGGACAGTCTCACCATCCCGATGGATACGGCGGTGCCCGGCATCACGGGCAGAGTGCGAGGGGCGGTTGCCGGCGGAGAAGCTGTCAACCAGGGAGACTTCGCCTACGGCATCGACGACGCTTCCTATCAGGGGACGGGGCCGGACAGCGTGACGCTGAAGGGCTCCACCAGACTGCGTCCCGCCTATCGTCTCGCCGGCAAGTACGGAGGAAAGACGGAGGGCAACTACGGTAAGAACTACAGATTCAGGAATCAATACGGATCACTCGATGTGAAGATGTCGGCTCCCGGCAGCGAGGACATAGGCGCGAAGAATGCACTTACGGACGCGCGCCGCTTTACGCCGGATGACTTTGTGTGGTACGACGCATCGCTTACGGACAAGAAGGGGAAGACGTACTACCGCGAGCCGAAAGCTCTCGTGGAGCGCATAGAACCGTCGGTCAAGATCGACGGCGCGCTCACCGCGGAGGAAGCGCTGCTCTCGACGATACCGAGCGGCTTCGGCAACTATGCGGGACTGGTGATCCCGGTCTCCGCAGGGAAGCAGGACGCGTCGCGCACGGAGCGCAGGGGCGGAACGCCGGAAGACGGCGTGAAGCTTACGCTTCTCCTGAATACGGATGCGCCCGATGATGAGGATGCGCTGGAAGAGGAAAGCGAGGAGGCGAAGATCCTCGCCCGCCGCAGAGCGATGATTGCGATTCGGACAGAGGGCTTGGGTGTAGCCATGTAACGGCAGTCAAACGGCATCCTTGACGGTACAATTTTGCACGAAAGAGGCGGCTTCGGTCGTCTCTTTCGTGTGTCCAAAATCGTAAGAAAACGCGTAGCGTGGGCTGGGAGATTGCCTGTGTAAAAGGACGGAACGATTATTGTGTTTTATTGTTTTCACGTATATATAAACAATTCATGACATCAAGTATATTGTTTTAAAAAAATTCAAAAATAAGTATTGCATTTTGAAGGAGGATATGATATATTGAAGCTACAAAGAGGAAGAAAGGATATCGGAAAGCTCCGGTGGGAGCGACGATATCTGCCGAAACAGGCTCTTCCTGCATGAGCGGAACAGAATATGGGAAGGGGCGATGTGCTTGCAGCAGATACCGGACACGGAGCAATGCTCTAAGACGTTCGAACCCGACGAAGTTCGAGATGCGGTTACTCGGTGCACAGTTGAAGAGACGGCTGTCATTCGTTGACTGTCGAAAGGTATGATAGGTCATGGGGTCGGTATATCCGACCGGAGGACGTGCCGTACCTAGTTGGATGGAAGATGATGGAGCGGCAAAAAAGGCACGATTACCGGCACTCGGAGGACGAGGGTAAGACGTGAAGCGCGAGGGATTTCCAAAGCCGGGTCGGTTTTGGAATCATTGTAGGCATACGTGATTTCGGATGGTATAACTGCGGCGGATGAGCCGGTCGTGATGTATGTGCAGACTTGCGGCGGGGGTGCACACCTGACGGGATGGATACACATGGCGTACCTGACGAGAAAGGGTACAGAGCATCGCAATCGGATTGGATTGTTAAGACACGGTTCAAAGTGCGAGGCATGGCGCTTTACTATAGAGGTAGGCGTTGTGGTGAACAGCGACGTTCTCGATGTAAGGCGAGAGACGAAACGATGACCGCAAAAAAGTAATGCCGGATGTACAGCGATACGGAAGCGGCATACGAGAGCGGGTCGATGGAGTCAAATCCGGGTGATTTCGGTAAATGTCAACGTGATACGGATACAGACAGAGACGATTTCAGTAGGTGTCGCGACCGCAGGTGAAAATCGAGGTTAGCATGTCAGGCCTGACATATCGATAACATCCATAGAAAACCAAGAAGTGTATTGTATCGAAAGATTTGCACGCAGAGCGGAACCTCAGGGGCTCAGACGGTGGGCTCCGCATGTGAGTGAAAAAGCTGAAAACTTCATACAGATCCAAAATGTAAGAGGGCAGGTACACCGGTGAGTGTACCTGCCCTTAACCGTTTTCGATTGATATTGCAATGTAATTTTAAATCAATAAAAATATAATTTGACAAAATATAAAAAGGCGATTATAATATGTGTATGGAAATCAGATGCGATGAAGATCATATACAAGGAGGAATTACCATGAGCATTTTCGAGTACAAACTGCAGGATAAGAAGGGCGGAGAGGTTTCCCTGAAGGATTTCGAGGGACAGGTGCTCCTCATCGCCAACACGGCGTCCAAGTGCGGATTTACGCCGCAGTATGAAGGACTGGAGAAGCTCTACAAGAAGTATAAGGAGCAGGGGTTCACGATACTTGCCGTGCCTTCCAATCAGTTCGGCGAGCAGGAGCCGGGGTCGAATGACGAGGTGCAGCAGTTCTGCCGCGTCAACTACGGCGTTTCGTTCCCTGTCATGGGCAAGGCGGATGTGCGCGGAGAGACGGCGATCCCTCTCTTCAAGTATCTGACGAAGGAGAAGGGCTTCCATGGATTCCCTCCCTCGGAGATGACGGATGTCCTGCTCGGGCACATCAAGAAAAATCTGCCGGCGGATTATCTCGATGATGATCAGATCAAGTGGAACTTCACAAAGTTCCTCATCAATAAAAAAGGCGAGGTTGTCGAGCGCTTCGAACCTGCCGTCACACCGGCGGAAATGGAAGCTGCCGTTGAGAAGCTCCTGGCGGAATGATAATGACGGGGCATTTCGCCCGCATTTTGCGTCCATCGCAGCGAAACGCTTGAAGGAGAAATGCAAAACGACCGCTATCCGAGGCGATAGCGGTCGTTTGTTTTGTCATCAAAAGAGATCCATATGGGCGACTTTCTTCGTCACGGTCTTCCGGGCGGCAGCGCCGATGCCTCCATCTTCCGGCGCCACATAGATCGGATTTGCGACGGTGATTTCGTCGGGCGCGATCTTCTGTGTGGCGATGACCCGATTGCCTCGTGTCGTCACGATGAGTGTCGTACCGTCGCCGAGGACGCGGGAGATGGTCTCCGTATCATCGGAGGAAACGCTGTCTCCGTTCCTGTCCGAGGTGCCGGTAGCAGACGATTTATCATCGTCGTCTTTTTCTTTGTCCGGCTGCAGCAGAGGGCTGTGTGCGAGATCCAGACGGGCCCACTCTTCATCGGAGATGCCGAGCGCCTGCTGCTGAATGGAGCGGCCTCCGCGGATGGCCTCTTCCGCTATTGCCCTGCGCTCCGTGATTCGCTCTTTTAGGAGAGCGAGGAAGTCTTCCTTTTTTTCCGCCGCGGCTGCCGTCGATTTGCCTGTCTTGGCAGACAGTTGGCCGCGCAGCCCTGAGATGTTGATATCTGTCATATTATCCGCCTTTCGCAATGCTTTGCAGTTCGCTGTCCGTGCGCTGCGAAACATCCGTGTCTATACTATCCTTATCGGGGAAAGGAAGGATGAGCTTAAGGAAATGCAGATGCTGTATGACGAAGTTTAACTGAGCCTAAGAGACGATTAAACTTGCAATTTGCCCGATATGCAAAGGACGAGAAATTTTTCTTGCCCTTGATAGTTCGTTATGCTATACTATCTCTTGTCCTTGCCTTGCAGCGTGTAAGGTGATGCCATGGAGAGGTGTCCGAGTGGTCGAAGGTGCTTGACTCGAAATCAAGTGTGCAGCAATGTACCGTGGGTTCGAATCCCACCCTCTCCGCCAGTAAATTCAAGGCTTCTAAGCATTTTGCTTGGAAGCCTTTTTTGTTTTATTTTTGACAGCCTTGCAAATCTTAATACATCCTGCCTTATGCCGCTCATCGTGTTGTCGCATGGTGAGTGGTTTTATTGTTTTTACGTTGATGCGTCATCAAAAGAAGGATGTTTATTCTCTGGCCATTTAGGATTAAATCGCGAATCGCAGGTTCGTAACCCATCTATATGCTCGAACAAGTCGGGTTTGATTGGATTGTATAGAGGATCAAGAATGAAGTCGATGCCTTCTCGTCGTGCGAGTTTTGCTGCGGGAACAAAATCACTGTCGCCGGAAATCAAAATAATTTGATCTACTTGATGCTTGTACGCGAGCGAAGCTATATCCAGACCGATTTTCATATCTACGCCTTTTTGGTTTACATCCAGCATAAAATGTTGCTCTTTCAGTTGATTGAGTAGGAGTGTTCTCCGACATAGCTTTCGGGTCACATCTTCGCGTAACAGGAATTGTGCTTGTTCATCTGCGAGTTTCCCCAAGCGTACGGCAAATTTTCTTTTTTTCTTCAGCTGTTCAATGAAGGCGTGCATCCAAGTACGCAGTTCCGATTGTGAAAAGTCGATTTGCTGTTGCAGGAGAGGGTGATATACCTTTTTATCCATAGGAAGGCAATCGTAATAAAAGATTCGGTATAGGCTGCTCACTATCTCACCATGGTGGTATAGATGCCGCAGGCAATATTTGTTGAGTTCTTGAGCACGTTCCTCGGCGGTCTTTTCACCGAGTCGACTTTGTGCACGCCGACGATAGAAACTGCCGTCTACTAATATGGCTGTTTTCATAGAATCTCTCCGTAAAAAAATGTCTCTGGATTCGGCGATGCTCAGATAAGAGAGCGGCTTACTACCAGAGACGCTATTAGCTATTTCTTGTTTATAAAAAATATACACTTTTAGTAGTAATATGTCAAGCCCAAAATATATATTACGCCATTTCATTCTATGATGAGCAAAATCAAACTAAATCATATCGTGGGTGTACACAGAATGCAGTTGTAAAGTTGCTTCAACAACTGGGGAAGAATGGCAGATTTTCATACTTGGTTTCCGTCATAGGAAAGAATTGCAAATTCTCCCGGAAGTGCGGGACGTCTATGGAGTTTACGGTTTGCAGACTCCGCAGGGTACATATCCGTCGGCTATTGCGGCATCGCGTGAACTGTAGTGTACGAAGTGCGGTGCGTCGGGATGCTTGATCGTGCGGCAGGAGGCGTAATGGAACTTCCCTGAGTTCGTGTTTGCGAGGTAGTCCGAAGCGAGGGCAGGGGTGGCAATGGACAGAGCCATAGCCGCGAGAGCAGTAAGTGCGAGTTTTTTGAGCATGGGGCATCCTCCTTTGTGTATAAAAAGACGGTTTATCATAAGATGTATTTGTGTGCAAATGTGACGTATTTCGTTTTTAAGGAAGCGCTGATAAAATGAAGTCTGCCAGAATCAGTGCTTCCTTAAACATATATTTACGGAAACAAGGCGGTCAAACAACGGGCACAGAATTGTCATAGAGCTCATGAGGGGAGATGTCCTGCCCGTCTGCCCATGCTTTTTAAGGTATCACGAGGAATAACGTTTCATATTTTCCTCCCTTTAAACATACTATAACACATATAAAAATATGCGTAAACAAATAGCATCCTATGGTATGTGTCAAGATTTTCTCGGTGGTGAGTTTTCACCCTTGATGTGTCTGCCTTCGTGGCATAGTCTTTTTTTGCCTCTAAGCAAAGCATTTGGACAAATGTCCAATCCCACTGCTCATCGGCGCACTTACTGTAATCCTCCCATGTCGGACCCCGTCATACGTCGTCCTCTTGCTTCTTTTCAATGCCTCTCGCACGGCTCCGCGGAAGTCTCTTCCTGCCTTCGCATTGAACCACTCCGCCTTCGCCGCCATGGCCTCTCGCAGATCACCGTTCTTCAATCCAGTGATGATCTTTACCATCGCTTCGCCACCGGCTCGACTCCATCGTCTGCCTTGCTTCTTCATCCGGTAGCTGTAGAGCCTATGGTTGCTTTCACACGTCCCCAAAAGCTTCCTGTATTCCCCGATCCCTCGTTCTTCCAAGCCGGCAAGGTATATCCAGTTTCTTTCTATGTACTTTCGAAGAAGCTCCACTTGTTCCGTTTGTCGCTCATCTTGGGACATAGATTCCACGGTATCCAATACAAGGCTCACTTCCTCACGCTCATGTATATACAGCGCTTTGTGTAGTTTCTTACACAGGGTCGAATTCGCCCATAAAAGGCGTTCTCTGCATTTCCTTTGTACGTGGTACCAATCCAGAAAGTGCTCATGCTGGCCGACGCTTCCAAGGATTTCTTCAAAGACGCCGCAGGTGTAACCGGCACCTCCATCACTGTTGCTCAGAACCAGGGTATGGGTTAGATCATAGTGGCTCCCCAGATAGTGCAGCAGACTCTCTTTGGCTTTCTCGTGATCGAGATTCGCTACATAGTGGGTGCCAATAAGGGTACGACGGTTGCCGTTTTCTTGTACGCCTTCGGCGATTTGGAATCGATGGAGCTCGAGCTGTTTCTTATTCTGCCCGTGCAGCATGAGTCCATCCCCTTCGATGTAGAGAACTTCCGGTCGGCGCAGTT
This portion of the Selenomonas sp. TAMA-11512 genome encodes:
- a CDS encoding YDG domain-containing protein, whose translation is MMLARREKLTYQIGFSLFSGMVSFLPSAGALPVIDENFSHVGVDPNNPAQMNKDAAGTTMNINGTKQNNVIGWRDFSVGKGETVQFDGGSHTKNYLNMVTGNVSSAIYGTIQGGKDVYIINPHGVLFGNGASVNVGNLYASTQNVNPATVINAANAANTAGTDVAASAVLGTYTNPTKSGVSTLTADDGKSYTNTSVSHLADVVSLIDDSGSVVADKVVVVGGHVRFMNSGKVTATSGVEAYYDQQDTAIDGYVHVGNATGANAAWATNSGKSVDYYKLVGTAAELQAMNANKSGNYMLRKNVDMTGETWTPVGTGTGANAFTGKFDGMMHEVQNLTINNASAVNQGLFGTTSGARIDNVGVVNPNFRMSNGGAVVGNATNNTTLRGVYAEGGTIRGGDFTGGLAGILSNSKIDTAYVTSTIHGDTDIVGGLVGSIRRASIKNIYFAGTLAGQAQYAVYGDATPRTNSSLEYVYHKIYTQLGSPTLTPAPNTVLGGSQITDHISTYSGWDISNTGGTNSIWRIYEGRTAPLLTAFMKGTIEADVSTKEYERAKDAHGNYIGAHASTDPTFADYTHEAKGPTALKGKDIDQIYDANVIKYVKNDGSAITSASDVDFLHKLESSDYDNITVDNSGIRNAAAMKSYIYSNQKGYDIVGGNVTIKKRDISSSSNPIKVASKVYDGETTVSKEALQAALDHSTTSFSGILADDQAIGLKLAATDTLATYTNVGNNADGTTYTGTNARDAGYNKKINTTGAITVQGATSTEANNYNLNAADIVVTGDITQREIYVGLHKTAGIDKTYDATSDVRELTSKTAGGTNWTGGTEGVATDENIYVDDSDEAHKILAVDSDTSVDYANSTAKYYDGAAVTAHEVVNATDGSDDYTVKYDNITLKGSGKANYKLVDKNDHSKVIYAAAMQGAASSAADAVDRSGTLNGTGTIHRRELDKETFQVLTGSGTVSEATKVYDGTSVYDSGSGAFKMMTSVIVDDQGTDKDANLAANDKGILKSEIDKIAFTVTTGKGTFKQGDRATDAVDAAGSARAKYVAYNLTATNEDTTKNWLGNYKLVDKTTSPETVTNLAHNTTTDIIAKGTITKRALYVDLGKKTGIDKVYDAGTGVANTYTVWNDTNTTAAANGGAVYAGDSLNNAGNRLVSDGTSIKVIASYDNKDVIRGINGDNNYTNAAGYETVKDNTHSVNYTVAVDGAKSYNYVLVDQNSIPADLTDKLKSTDAVTPATTALAGKGKITPAELSVSFGHVTKEYDKTVDLKASDRNRQPILSGLVGGETITVATVGQTDGYSAAYSDANVADNKTVNYTNLNLGDTAKNYKIKAVTGETVAYSSDRTLGTFTPATYDVTGKGDIKKATITYISAVTGAASKIYDGGKQVEYNGSAALADVKNYITSVTVRNGDGVQFNAADDVELSKAEYSDKNAGTGKNIDYTFTVKNTTSFNNSATATYRANNGTIEKREVELDSIVNSDLTRAYMGSNEVGAWDTSGTTPTALTGNSLVTFKNAAHVTGGVADQGDDTGLIAGDAVTNATTAKYDTGNVKRDSSRNVRTGAHDVTYNLALSGADAGNYRIVNNYSTTSTPATDRTTAAGHGTITPITVNATVGNITKVYNAKVAAENISSAVSVGVLFGDAATITGEYQGSATERAKDVGTNKDVNYTVKLGTSTVGSDTYNINDNYDIQQNGTTVSYDSNGNALLKGKGDITKATLAVQTSEDVKKTYNGNDSVTPGQGTVSAVAAGGTNGLQTDDNGVVDTVTFTVANGDKKYKGFTKSDGTVRSASDANANASDPDSTAMLWRVAYENVQAAGADLKNYTLVGAATENNLTSSGTDTYKITGKGRIDRVALADSALTMTVGNATKVYDGTTAVKYNEVAADAHKYLTNVTVDLGGGHTETFDSSKFANVAAEYTTDKNVASNTTATNNIRYTITLGNNIGNDNYTIGTTGVVTRTGTGKITARDVKATLKNNTYTKVYDGTTDVKAGTAVVSGDNLIALEAQSGTRGWIDGTLTRTAAYDTKNVSRDAGGTVQSDKRITYTNTFDSADTAANYNITYVAADGTTPVAFTTSGLTSTYTTGTVNTITPKTVSVTAKSYADLTKTWDNTTVVRPSNGSDGLLALDGIETVDTGTAVLNHPSAIGADESASGKYKAAYDGTDAGDHNVTYSGVALTGADAGNYTLGSFAQAGAGGASGTLTADAAGLYSFSVKGHIKSLPLDTNRLKINLKDITKTYDGTNTLKDGALTGADAWKSYIQDIYLEVSPTGLPSSRVYLSTDDITLNSVSYTDVNAGTGKSIAYNFTLKNNSNYSVTSSSGTGTNSFSGTIAANHNGMAAGAASGITTKNIDITKRNVDVTIGDAVKTYDGTTAVTGNSGASPAITTAAGLVRFETQNNTTNTGWVRTDTTPGSISGAYVDKNAGTGKNATYTITYGANDLTNYNITYKDAANNVLTATTAGTTDSLTTMNNTINKREVGLNTKRGITKVYDRNTSVTDANAVLELEDAAGTTGVIAADKSNLTVNIGSKAYDSKDVKGIEGSTIHYTNVSLTGSETGNYRLINGTAAGNSNFRDHGSGTYSIDGTGTITPKDLTITTGTGATKVYDGTTAVDGTTAAANAVLGLSGVIAGDTVHIKNGYNRVYASKNVMGTEGSTINYSNIHLDTAGDAANYRLTATTATGTGTITKRKVDVTIGSVTKEYDGQITMNNPSSYVSFARRDDNAGTGWIETSDATVTGAYRSKDVSVDGSGNVQSDKAVDWTFAHTELANYDVTYKESSGTSVGTSNTTATTNNNTITQKVLDVTFGRADKTYDGTDDVLNNTFTPVNPAFTGMVSGENYVMNSSALSKISGKYGSSSYGEPSYDVARDGANNVVDKPVTYTGIKNALRELGDNGGFKNSNYTVADTKSNQAGRINPRNITIDDVQADYDAVSRVYQKGTGGYTTEINDADAANSLHLWTMVPPAGGGASVKTLVTKSGVKAWFGAGDQDTTNSTTDGDAGTGKTVTYTIGSINNFTIVDGSGNDALAGKTDAEKFTYLNKNGAGNYRWTNSVGQTYVAGSIAGDTPPTGTPTPALGTPNSIIPRVITVTATGKHRKVYDGTKDLTGYTLSDLVFAPTTTADRRGVVNGQGIFALDAEAGTAFTAGTAEYGGKDAGTQDVKYTLNLANGNGNYSVKYIDAAGNTVTDTTTTGTPLSVTILGRGLGTIDKRKVKVSLGTTTGLDKTYDGSDAVTAGNTIVVERNADATDDNAKDTGILSTESADLSDNAIALNLAGKGKYQAVGSEGADGVYRERDVNSGYYDETYKDITYDVSGLTLTEGSGAPPTTLASNYELVTDNTVDYDAVRTSGASAAADNAAKQLRATGTINPKRIKLQTKADPTKTYDGTTDVSSAYGTLANITAGARTDADILTDADDTAATAGISLVGTPQYNSKNVSEANQAAYVLNQTNGNYDIYDVTGANKLSKWTSATTATAELSTAATITPKALTWAPAANFGYANKTYDGTDEVKNAVDNILSLSGMTGTNSGSAVSGIVDDADRAKIRAGLKVIGKYQETAPGAGNAADAAVANATSATIGVDADGNSITSEDALINHNVTYQISVDPSKMDATTAANYDFTGIAAGRGKGSISRAELTVETDSLTIPMDTAVPGITGRVRGAVAGGEAVNQGDFAYGIDDASYQGTGPDSVTLKGSTRLRPAYRLAGKYGGKTEGNYGKNYRFRNQYGSLDVKMSAPGSEDIGAKNALTDARRFTPDDFVWYDASLTDKKGKTYYREPKALVERIEPSVKIDGALTAEEALLSTIPSGFGNYAGLVIPVSAGKQDASRTERRGGTPEDGVKLTLLLNTDAPDDEDALEEESEEAKILARRRAMIAIRTEGLGVAM
- a CDS encoding glutathione peroxidase; amino-acid sequence: MSIFEYKLQDKKGGEVSLKDFEGQVLLIANTASKCGFTPQYEGLEKLYKKYKEQGFTILAVPSNQFGEQEPGSNDEVQQFCRVNYGVSFPVMGKADVRGETAIPLFKYLTKEKGFHGFPPSEMTDVLLGHIKKNLPADYLDDDQIKWNFTKFLINKKGEVVERFEPAVTPAEMEAAVEKLLAE
- a CDS encoding NYN domain-containing protein produces the protein MKTAILVDGSFYRRRAQSRLGEKTAEERAQELNKYCLRHLYHHGEIVSSLYRIFYYDCLPMDKKVYHPLLQQQIDFSQSELRTWMHAFIEQLKKKRKFAVRLGKLADEQAQFLLREDVTRKLCRRTLLLNQLKEQHFMLDVNQKGVDMKIGLDIASLAYKHQVDQIILISGDSDFVPAAKLARREGIDFILDPLYNPIKPDLFEHIDGLRTCDSRFNPKWPENKHPSFDDAST